The Nomascus leucogenys isolate Asia chromosome 23, Asia_NLE_v1, whole genome shotgun sequence genome includes a window with the following:
- the ZNF16 gene encoding zinc finger protein 16, with product MPSLRTRREEAEMELSAPGPSPWTPAAQAHVSDAPAVTHPGSAACGTPCCSDTELEAICPHYQQPDCDTRTEDKEFLHKEDIHEDLESQSEISENYAGDVSQVPELRDLCDDVSERDWGVPEGRRLPQSLSQEGDFTPEAMGLLRGPFGGKDLDCNGFDSHFSLSPNLMACQEIPTEERPHPRDMGGQSFQHSVDLTGHEGVPTAESPLICNECGKTFQGNPDLIQCQIVHTGEASFMCDDCGKTFSQNSVLKNCHRPHMSEKAYQCSECGKAFRGHSDFSRHQSHHSNERPYMCNECGKAFSQNSSLKKHQKSHMSEKPYECNECGKAFRRSSNLIQHQRIHSGEKPYVCSECGKAFRRSSNLIKHHRTHTGEKPFECGECGKAFSQSAHLRKHKRVHTGEKPYECNDCGKPFSRVSNLIKHHRVHTGEKPYKCSDCGKAFSQSSSLIQHRRIHTGEKPHVCNVCGKAFSYSSVLRKHQIIHTGEKPYRCSVCGKAFSHSSALIQHQGVHTGDKPYECHECGKTFGRSSNLILHQRVHTGEKPYECTECGKTFSQSSTLIQHQRIHNGLKPHECNQCGKAFNRSSNLIHHQKVHTGEKPYTCVECGKGFSQSSHLIQHQIIHTGERPYKCSECGKAFSQRSVLIQHQRIHTGVKPYDCAACGKAFSQRSKLIKHQLIHTRE from the coding sequence ATTGTGACACCAGGACTGAAGACAAGGAGTTTCTTCACAAGGAAGACATTCATGAAGATTTGGAATCACAGTCAGAAATATCAGAAAACTATGCTGGTGATGTTTCCCAGGTACCTGAGCTTAGAGATCTGTGTGATGATGTATCAGAAAGAGACTGGGGAGTCCCTGAAGGCAGGAGGCTGCCACAGTCCCTCTCCCAGGAGGGGGACTTCACACCAGAGGCCATGGGGCTCCTTAGGGGCCCCTTTGGGGGGAAAGATCTGGACTGTAATGGTTTTGACAGTCACTTCAGTCTGAGCCCAAACCTGATGGCATGTCAGGAAATCCCCACAGAAGAGAGGCCACATCCACGTGACATGGGTGGCCAGAGTTTCCAGCACAGCGTGGACCTAACTGGTCATGAGGGGGTTCCCACAGCTGAAAGTCCACTCATATGTAATGAGTGTGGGAAAACCTTCCAAGGAAATCCTGACCTTATTCAGTGTCAAATAGTCCATACTGGGGAGGCTTCCTTTATGTGTGATGATTGTGGGAAAACCTTCAGCCAGAACTCAGTTCTTAAAAACTGTCATCGACCTCATATGAGTGAGAAAGCCTACCAGTGCAgcgaatgtgggaaagccttccgAGGGCACTCAGACTTTTCTAGGCATCAGAGTCACCACAGCAATGAGAGGCCTTATATgtgtaatgaatgtggaaaagccttcagcCAGAACTCGAGCCTTAAAAAGCACCAAAAGTCTCACATGAGTGAGAAGCCCTATGAATGCAATGAATGCGGGAAGGCTTTTAGGCGGAGCTCAAACCTCATCCAACATCAAAGAATCCATTCTGGGGAGAAGCCGTACGTGTGCAGTGAGTGTGGAAAGGCCTTCAGGCGAAGCTCAAACCTCATCAAACACCACAGGACTCACACAGGAGAGAAGCCTTTTGAGTGTGGcgagtgtgggaaagccttcagccAGAGTGCACACCTGAGGAAGCACAAGAGGgtccacactggagagaagccttaCGAGTGTAATGATTGTGGCAAGCCCTTCAGTCGGGTCTCCAACCTCATTAAGCACCACAGggttcacactggagagaaaccctataaatgcAGCGACTGTGGGAAAGCATTTAGTCAGAGCTCCAGCCTTATTCAGCATcggagaattcacactggagaaaagccTCACGTGTGTAATGTATGTGGAAAAGCCTTTAGTTATAGCTCAGTGCTCCGAAAGCACCAGATCATCCACACGGGAGAGAAGCCGTACAGATGCAGTGTCTGTGGGAAGGCCTTCAGCCACAGCTCAGCCCTCATTCAGCACCAGGGCGTGCACACAGGCGACAAGCCGTATGAGTGCCACGAGTGTGGGAAGACCTTTGGTCGCAGCTCCAACCTCATCCTTCACCAGCGAgtccacactggagagaagccctatgaatgtactgaatgtggaaaaaccTTCAGCCAGAGCTCAACCCTCATTCAGCATCAGAGGATTCATAATGGGCTGAAGCCCCATGAATGCAACCAGTGTGGTAAAGCCTTCAACCGAAGCTCAAATCTCATTCACCACCAGAAAGTTCACACTGGGGAAAAACCCTACACCTGTGTTGAATGCGGTAAGGGCTTCAGCCAGAGCTCACACCTCATTCAGCATCAGATAATCCACACTGGCGAGCGCCCCTACAAATGCAGcgagtgtgggaaagccttcagtcaGCGTTCCGTCCTCATCCAGCACCAGAGGATTCACACTGGGGTGAAGCCCTATGACTGTGCTGcttgtgggaaagccttcagccAGCGGTCAAAGTTGATCAAACACCAGTTGATCCACACCAGAGAATAG